A single genomic interval of Lysobacter avium harbors:
- a CDS encoding sensor histidine kinase, with amino-acid sequence MIKGLFFVIRIALAWLLAILLFAGLWSELPLIGRLEWPITVAGMIVMALVVIGALSHVGRVRLIADRIDRTTLGNRHRRQVEIPFEAGEAFDLVDAAIRELPRIVEVESARDSLQIRATAGRPEAYLDRPLGRWNPMLWFGAPRNQILATVTPGGDTGSLTLICEPETLAWSDWFLFDDATNFENAEAITRAITRRVAERRRNERADAAQTATEKELTVAKLSLLHAQVEPHFLYNTLASAQLLTRSDPARADEMLGHLIQYLRHSLPRTQNELSTLGEELERALAYLEILKIRMGPRLSVQVDLPENLRATALPPMMLQTLVENAIKHGLEPRTGGGTVWIRARRSDGVVAVTVADDGEGFNSRTSGTGIGLKNVRERLRLVYGSDAALAVVANFPAGVAATITVPATIVQEARHD; translated from the coding sequence GTGATCAAGGGCCTGTTCTTCGTCATCCGTATCGCCCTGGCGTGGCTGCTGGCCATCCTGCTGTTCGCGGGGCTGTGGTCGGAACTGCCGTTGATCGGGCGCCTGGAATGGCCGATCACGGTCGCCGGCATGATCGTCATGGCACTGGTGGTGATCGGCGCGCTCTCGCACGTCGGCCGGGTGCGCCTGATCGCCGACCGCATCGACCGGACCACGCTGGGTAACCGTCACCGCCGCCAGGTCGAGATTCCGTTCGAGGCCGGCGAGGCGTTTGATCTGGTCGATGCCGCCATCCGCGAACTGCCCCGCATCGTTGAAGTGGAGAGCGCACGCGACAGCCTGCAGATACGGGCCACCGCGGGACGACCCGAGGCGTACCTGGATCGTCCGCTGGGTCGCTGGAACCCGATGCTGTGGTTCGGCGCACCGCGCAACCAGATCCTGGCCACGGTCACCCCCGGTGGCGATACCGGCAGTCTCACCCTGATCTGCGAGCCCGAGACACTGGCATGGAGCGACTGGTTCCTGTTCGACGACGCGACCAACTTCGAGAACGCGGAGGCGATCACACGGGCGATCACCCGGCGGGTTGCCGAACGCCGCCGCAACGAGCGCGCGGATGCAGCGCAGACGGCCACCGAGAAGGAGCTCACCGTCGCCAAGCTGAGCCTGCTGCACGCGCAGGTCGAACCGCACTTCCTCTACAACACCCTGGCCAGCGCGCAGTTGCTGACCCGCAGCGACCCGGCGCGCGCCGACGAGATGCTCGGTCACCTCATCCAGTACCTGCGCCACTCGCTGCCACGCACGCAAAACGAGTTGTCCACCCTGGGTGAGGAACTGGAACGCGCGCTGGCCTACCTGGAGATCCTCAAGATCCGCATGGGACCGCGCCTGTCGGTGCAGGTCGACCTGCCGGAGAACCTGCGCGCCACCGCGCTGCCGCCAATGATGCTGCAGACGCTGGTCGAGAACGCGATCAAGCACGGCCTGGAGCCACGTACCGGCGGCGGCACGGTATGGATCCGCGCGCGGCGCAGCGATGGTGTCGTCGCGGTGACCGTCGCCGACGATGGCGAGGGCTTCAACAGCCGCACCAGCGGCACCGGCATCGGACTGAAGAACGTGCGCGAACGCCTGCGCCTGGTCTACGGCAGCGACGCCGCCCTGGCGGTGGTCGCCAACTTCCCCGCCGGCGTGGCCGCGACGATCACCGTGCCCGCCACGATCGTCCAGGAGGCCCGCCATGACTGA
- a CDS encoding cyanophycinase, translating into MCPSPVPDGVDRGWIIPIGGGEEKESNPQILKRFVDLCGGDAADIVVLPTASRLVETGERYEALFSGLGAARVTTIDFDTRRDCNEPSRLERIAQASGIFMTGGNQLRLSTIVGGTPVAKLIRLRNAEGVHVAGTSAGASFISEHMIAFGEEGPTAVAGGVRLAPGLGLTNRFIIDQHFRERDRMGRLMTALAYNPFAVGLGLDEDTAAFIGPDNVLEVEGSGGITVLDASDISFTSMDVVDEGQPVSMLGLVLHQLVAGNTFHLSTRQASAGRLARQKR; encoded by the coding sequence ATGTGCCCCAGTCCCGTCCCCGACGGCGTCGACCGCGGCTGGATCATCCCCATCGGGGGCGGCGAGGAGAAGGAAAGCAATCCGCAGATACTCAAGCGCTTCGTCGACCTGTGCGGCGGCGATGCGGCCGACATCGTGGTGCTGCCGACCGCCAGTCGCCTGGTGGAGACCGGCGAGCGCTACGAGGCGCTGTTCTCCGGGCTCGGCGCGGCGCGGGTGACCACGATCGATTTCGACACCCGCCGCGACTGCAACGAGCCCTCGCGGCTGGAACGCATCGCCCAGGCCAGCGGCATCTTCATGACCGGCGGCAACCAGCTGCGCCTGTCGACGATCGTGGGCGGCACGCCGGTGGCCAAACTCATCCGCCTGCGCAATGCCGAGGGCGTGCATGTGGCCGGCACCAGCGCCGGGGCGAGCTTCATCAGTGAGCACATGATCGCCTTCGGCGAGGAGGGCCCCACTGCCGTCGCGGGGGGCGTTCGCCTGGCGCCGGGGCTCGGCCTGACCAACCGGTTCATCATCGACCAGCACTTTCGCGAGCGCGACCGGATGGGTCGCCTGATGACGGCGCTGGCCTACAACCCGTTTGCCGTGGGCCTGGGCCTGGACGAGGACACCGCGGCCTTCATCGGCCCCGACAACGTGCTGGAAGTGGAGGGCAGCGGTGGCATCACCGTGCTGGATGCCAGCGACATCAGCTTCACCTCGATGGACGTGGTGGATGAGGGGCAACCGGTCTCCATGTTGGGCCTGGTCCTGCACCAGCTCGTCGCGGGCAACACCTTCCATCTCAGTACCCGCCAGGCCTCGGCCGGCCGGTTGGCTCGCCAGAAGAGGTAA
- a CDS encoding coniferyl aldehyde dehydrogenase has translation MTTRAARLDEQLQRMRAAHAEDPMPSWPVRAARLRTLRTMLTEQREAFSRAISADFGQRPAEETDLLELFPSLSGVRHALRHGRRWMRPRKRLAGLAFLPGRTELRPQPLGVVGIIVPWNYPLYLAIGPLVDALAAGNRVMLKMSEFTPRFSALLAAQVARYFQPDEVAVVTGGVEVAEAFSALPFDHLLFTGSTAVGHHVMRAAAANLTPVTLELGGKSPAIIGPGARFEDAVERIVFGKMVNAGQTCIAPDYVLLPRARVNEFIGVACSVMARMYPGLERNTQYASIISDRQYQRLVALRDDAVAAGAREHPLGDTPADPVRRLLPPLLLSGVSDAMEVMREEIFGPLLPLVPYDSFEEAIAYVTARPHPLALYVFDEDSQRIDAVLAKTQAGGVTVNDTLFHIAQHGLPFGGVGPSGMGSYHGEAGFQRFSHMKSIFRQSRFTAVGLLNPPYGARFRRMLDLLLKRG, from the coding sequence ATGACGACACGTGCCGCCCGCCTGGACGAGCAACTGCAACGGATGCGTGCCGCCCACGCCGAGGATCCGATGCCGTCGTGGCCGGTACGCGCGGCGCGCCTGCGTACGCTGCGGACGATGCTGACCGAGCAACGCGAGGCATTTTCCAGGGCCATCTCCGCAGACTTCGGTCAGCGCCCGGCGGAAGAGACAGACCTGCTGGAACTGTTCCCCAGCCTGTCGGGGGTCCGCCACGCCCTGCGCCATGGGCGGCGCTGGATGCGGCCACGCAAGCGCCTGGCCGGGCTGGCGTTCCTGCCCGGGCGCACCGAATTGCGTCCGCAGCCGCTGGGGGTGGTCGGCATCATCGTGCCGTGGAACTACCCGCTCTACCTCGCCATCGGGCCGCTGGTGGACGCGCTGGCCGCGGGCAACCGCGTAATGCTGAAAATGAGCGAGTTCACGCCGCGCTTCTCCGCCTTGCTGGCCGCGCAGGTCGCCCGCTATTTCCAGCCCGACGAGGTCGCGGTCGTGACCGGCGGCGTCGAGGTGGCCGAGGCGTTTTCCGCGCTGCCCTTCGACCACCTGCTGTTTACCGGATCGACCGCAGTCGGCCACCACGTGATGCGCGCCGCCGCCGCCAACCTGACGCCGGTGACCCTGGAACTGGGCGGCAAGTCGCCGGCGATCATCGGCCCGGGGGCCCGCTTCGAGGACGCGGTCGAGCGCATCGTGTTCGGCAAGATGGTGAATGCGGGCCAGACCTGCATCGCGCCGGATTACGTGCTGTTGCCGCGCGCACGGGTCAACGAGTTCATCGGCGTGGCCTGCTCGGTGATGGCGCGGATGTATCCCGGGCTGGAGCGTAATACCCAGTACGCCAGCATCATTTCGGACCGCCAGTACCAGCGTTTGGTCGCGTTGCGCGACGACGCCGTGGCGGCCGGCGCACGCGAACACCCGCTGGGCGACACGCCAGCCGATCCGGTGCGCCGGCTGCTTCCGCCGCTATTGCTGAGTGGCGTCAGCGACGCGATGGAGGTGATGCGCGAGGAGATCTTCGGGCCGCTGCTGCCGCTGGTGCCCTACGACAGCTTCGAGGAGGCGATTGCCTACGTGACCGCGCGGCCGCATCCGCTGGCGCTGTACGTGTTCGACGAGGATTCGCAGCGCATTGATGCGGTGCTGGCCAAGACCCAGGCCGGTGGGGTGACCGTCAACGACACGCTGTTTCATATCGCCCAGCATGGCCTGCCGTTCGGCGGGGTGGGTCCGTCGGGTATGGGCAGCTACCACGGGGAAGCGGGGTTTCAGCGCTTCTCGCACATGAAATCGATCTTCCGCCAGTCGCGTTTCACCGCGGTGGGCCTGCTCAACCCGCCCTACGGCGCGCGTTTCCGCCGGATGCTGGACCTGCTGCTCAAGCGCGGCTGA
- a CDS encoding LytR/AlgR family response regulator transcription factor — translation MTEPVTTCIIAEDEALLRQALVERLAQAWPELHILAECEDGASALEAMAEHRPDVAFLDIRMPGLTGLEVATAAAEVSPRTQIVFVTAYDQYAIDAFERGAVDYLLKPITAERLAATVQRLQARSGNNDAATLATLLQRLAPVARAVDAPPPLTWITASAGRETRLILVEDVAYFRADNKYTTVMTAEGEALLRTPIKELLTVVDPDTFKQIHRSTIVNLRAIAGVVRDDSGRGTVRLKTRPETLAVSAPFMTLFRHM, via the coding sequence ATGACTGAGCCCGTCACCACCTGCATCATCGCCGAGGACGAAGCCTTGCTGCGCCAGGCCCTGGTTGAGCGTCTGGCGCAGGCCTGGCCGGAGCTGCACATCCTTGCCGAGTGCGAGGACGGTGCGAGCGCGCTGGAGGCGATGGCCGAACACCGTCCGGACGTCGCCTTCCTCGACATCCGCATGCCCGGGCTGACCGGCCTTGAAGTCGCGACGGCTGCGGCCGAAGTCAGCCCGCGCACGCAAATCGTGTTTGTCACCGCCTACGACCAGTACGCCATCGATGCCTTCGAGCGCGGCGCGGTCGACTACCTGCTCAAGCCGATCACCGCCGAACGCTTGGCGGCCACGGTGCAGCGCTTGCAGGCGCGCAGCGGCAACAACGACGCGGCCACTTTGGCCACCCTGTTGCAACGGCTCGCGCCCGTCGCCCGCGCCGTCGATGCGCCGCCGCCGTTGACCTGGATCACCGCCAGCGCCGGCCGCGAAACCCGGCTGATCCTGGTTGAGGACGTCGCCTATTTCCGCGCCGACAACAAGTACACCACGGTGATGACCGCCGAGGGCGAGGCGCTGCTGCGCACTCCGATCAAGGAGCTGCTGACGGTGGTCGACCCGGACACGTTCAAGCAGATCCACCGCTCCACCATCGTCAACCTGCGCGCCATCGCCGGCGTCGTCCGAGACGACAGCGGCCGCGGCACCGTGCGCCTGAAGACGCGGCCGGAAACCCTGGCTGTCAGCGCGCCTTTCATGACCCTGTTCCGGCACATGTAA
- a CDS encoding Mur ligase family protein — MRAHLGWPDAEVVLDIHRAGAALAMAAPQDMLYTATEVNEWAWQRVAPNAAHCALPHAPAHPASWDDELARHTLRHLAADEANPRAMSLMQAANARGLPAFLDDDGLTLGAGEGGRNWALDALPDDVAWPDLHDIPTVLVTGSNGKTTSVRLLAALFEQAGKTAGFNCTDGVFVGDARVAQGDYSGPNGARRVLRDTRVQAAILETARGGILRRGLAVQHAHAGLVTNVSADHFGEYGVHDLSDLADAKLVVARAVNADGVLVLNADDPLLVEKSASLACPLAWFSLDDRNTVLVAHRRSGGATCGVDDGVLTLRVDGQRHRLGEVAAMPLTLEGSARYNIANLAGAALLAATQGVSVRAIATVLMQFGGSREDNPGRLERWHIRGADVLLDYAHNPDGLAGLLAVAARLRQQRGARLGLLLGQAGNRDDDAIRDLARTAAAVLPDLVVLKDLDGYIRGRRAGEVPEILRGQLLLQGLPESRLQTILPEVEAAQAILAWSRPGDVLVLPVHNLAARAELIEWLQDNGGVSG; from the coding sequence ATGCGCGCCCACCTGGGCTGGCCGGATGCGGAGGTCGTCCTTGACATCCACCGGGCCGGCGCCGCGCTGGCGATGGCCGCGCCGCAGGACATGCTCTACACCGCCACCGAGGTCAACGAATGGGCCTGGCAGCGGGTTGCCCCCAACGCCGCTCACTGTGCGCTGCCGCATGCGCCCGCCCATCCCGCCAGCTGGGACGACGAGCTCGCGAGGCACACGCTGCGGCACCTTGCCGCCGATGAGGCCAATCCGCGTGCAATGTCCCTGATGCAGGCGGCCAACGCGCGCGGGCTGCCGGCGTTCTTGGATGACGATGGCCTGACGCTGGGCGCAGGCGAGGGCGGTCGGAACTGGGCGCTGGACGCGCTGCCAGACGATGTGGCCTGGCCCGATCTGCACGACATCCCCACTGTCCTGGTGACCGGCTCCAACGGCAAGACCACCAGCGTGCGGCTGCTGGCCGCGCTGTTTGAACAGGCCGGCAAGACCGCGGGCTTCAACTGCACCGACGGCGTGTTTGTCGGCGACGCACGCGTTGCCCAGGGCGACTACTCCGGCCCCAACGGCGCCCGGCGGGTGCTGCGCGATACCCGCGTGCAGGCAGCGATCCTGGAAACGGCGCGCGGAGGCATCCTGCGCCGGGGTCTGGCCGTGCAGCATGCCCACGCCGGGCTGGTCACCAACGTCAGCGCCGACCATTTCGGCGAGTACGGCGTGCACGACCTGTCCGACCTGGCCGATGCCAAGCTCGTCGTCGCCCGGGCCGTGAACGCCGATGGCGTGCTGGTGCTCAATGCCGACGATCCGCTGCTGGTGGAGAAATCCGCATCGCTTGCGTGCCCGCTCGCGTGGTTCTCGTTGGACGATCGCAATACGGTACTGGTGGCGCATCGCCGGAGCGGCGGCGCTACCTGCGGAGTGGACGACGGCGTCCTGACATTGCGCGTGGACGGCCAGCGCCACCGCCTCGGCGAGGTGGCCGCGATGCCGCTGACGCTGGAGGGCAGCGCGCGTTACAACATCGCGAACCTGGCCGGGGCGGCGCTGCTGGCGGCAACCCAGGGAGTATCAGTGCGGGCCATTGCCACCGTGCTGATGCAGTTCGGCGGTTCGCGCGAGGACAATCCCGGCCGCCTGGAGCGCTGGCACATCCGCGGGGCCGACGTCCTGCTTGATTACGCACACAACCCGGACGGCCTGGCCGGCCTGCTCGCGGTTGCCGCGCGGCTGCGCCAGCAACGCGGTGCGCGTCTGGGCCTGCTGCTCGGCCAGGCCGGTAACCGCGACGACGATGCCATCCGCGACCTGGCCCGAACCGCGGCGGCAGTGCTGCCCGATCTGGTCGTGCTCAAGGATCTGGACGGCTACATCCGCGGTCGACGCGCCGGCGAGGTGCCGGAGATTCTGCGCGGGCAGTTATTGCTGCAAGGCCTGCCCGAGTCGCGCCTGCAGACGATCCTGCCCGAGGTCGAGGCGGCGCAGGCGATCCTCGCATGGTCCCGGCCGGGCGACGTGCTGGTGTTGCCGGTGCACAACCTCGCCGCGCGCGCGGAGCTGATCGAGTGGTTGCAAGACAACGGCGGCGTGTCCGGCTAG
- the iadA gene encoding beta-aspartyl-peptidase — MTATVGGIFPEGLSNVPESPLLLLRNADVHAPAHLGWQDLLIGGGRILAMQPSQDAAGSPPTHTTSIDLHGRRVLPGLIDGHTHITGGGGEAGAHTRVPPVPLSRFTLAGITTVVGLLGTDDTTRSTRELVATVNGLRNEGMNAYAYTGGYHLPVATVTGSVRDDLAFIDCLIGVGELAICDHRSSQPTRDELLRVAADAHVGGLLTGKAGILHLHLGDGPRGLAQVREALDASEIPARVFNPTHVNRRRALFEEALELARRGCTIDITAFPVAADEDAWAADEALLRYLASGAPAEQVTISSDGGGCLPVFDDQGRMLSMDIGAPDSLHRTLKTLLARGEELARVLPAFTSNPARLLRLESKGRVAQGADADLLILDEDDNVSDVLISGRWFVRDGQAVIRGTFEGAR; from the coding sequence ATGACCGCCACCGTCGGCGGCATCTTCCCAGAGGGTCTTTCCAACGTGCCAGAGTCACCGCTGCTTCTGCTCCGCAACGCCGACGTGCACGCCCCGGCCCACCTGGGTTGGCAGGACCTGCTGATCGGCGGTGGCAGGATCCTCGCGATGCAGCCTTCCCAGGATGCCGCCGGGTCGCCGCCCACCCATACCACCTCGATCGATCTTCACGGCCGTCGCGTGCTGCCCGGCTTGATCGATGGCCATACCCACATCACAGGAGGCGGCGGCGAGGCCGGCGCCCACACCCGCGTGCCACCGGTGCCGCTGTCGCGCTTTACCCTGGCCGGAATCACCACCGTGGTCGGCCTGCTGGGCACCGACGACACCACGCGCTCCACCCGCGAACTGGTAGCGACCGTCAACGGCCTGCGCAACGAGGGCATGAACGCCTACGCCTACACCGGTGGTTACCACCTGCCGGTGGCGACGGTGACCGGCAGCGTGCGCGACGACCTGGCCTTCATCGACTGCCTGATCGGCGTCGGCGAGCTGGCGATCTGCGACCACCGCTCCAGCCAGCCAACCCGTGACGAGCTGCTGCGGGTCGCCGCCGATGCCCACGTCGGCGGCTTGCTGACCGGCAAGGCCGGCATCCTGCATTTGCACCTGGGCGACGGCCCGCGCGGACTGGCGCAGGTGCGCGAGGCGCTGGACGCCAGCGAGATTCCCGCGCGCGTGTTCAACCCGACCCATGTCAACCGTCGCCGCGCGCTGTTCGAGGAAGCGCTCGAGCTTGCGCGCCGCGGCTGCACCATCGACATCACCGCCTTTCCCGTCGCCGCCGACGAGGACGCCTGGGCGGCCGATGAGGCGCTGCTGCGCTACCTGGCCAGCGGCGCACCTGCCGAGCAGGTCACGATCAGTTCCGATGGCGGCGGTTGTTTGCCGGTGTTCGATGATCAGGGCCGCATGCTCAGCATGGACATCGGCGCGCCGGACTCGTTGCACAGGACGCTCAAGACGCTGCTGGCGCGGGGCGAGGAACTGGCGCGCGTGCTGCCGGCGTTCACCAGCAACCCGGCGCGCCTGTTGCGGCTGGAAAGCAAGGGGCGGGTCGCGCAGGGCGCGGACGCGGATCTGTTGATTCTGGATGAGGACGACAATGTGAGTGATGTACTGATTTCCGGTCGCTGGTTCGTGCGCGATGGCCAGGCGGTCATCCGCGGCACCTTCGAGGGCGCGCGCTGA
- a CDS encoding SDR family oxidoreductase, giving the protein MKTVLITGANRGIGLALTRQYSARGDKVIAACRQSSDALEKTGVQVEAGVDVTDDAALTGLAQRLGDTRLDVLVLNAGIMTREAFGEIQTDGWEDMRRQFEVNAMGPLRVAQALSGHLAEDAKIGIITSRMGSMADNGSGGRYGYRASKAAVNAIGKSLAVDMESRGVAVFLLHPGFVATDMVGGKGEVSPEHAAAQLVERLDKLTLGETGTFWHANGTELPW; this is encoded by the coding sequence ATGAAAACCGTCCTAATCACCGGCGCCAATCGCGGCATCGGCCTCGCCCTGACCCGCCAGTACAGCGCCCGCGGCGACAAGGTGATTGCCGCCTGCCGCCAGTCCAGCGATGCGCTGGAAAAGACGGGCGTGCAGGTGGAGGCGGGTGTGGACGTCACCGATGACGCCGCGCTGACAGGCCTGGCTCAGCGCCTCGGCGACACCCGCCTGGATGTGCTCGTGCTCAACGCCGGCATCATGACCCGCGAGGCCTTTGGCGAGATCCAGACCGATGGTTGGGAGGACATGCGACGCCAGTTCGAGGTCAATGCAATGGGCCCGCTGCGGGTCGCGCAGGCGCTTTCGGGCCACCTGGCCGAGGACGCGAAGATCGGCATCATCACCAGCCGGATGGGATCGATGGCTGACAACGGATCGGGCGGCCGCTACGGCTACCGTGCGTCCAAGGCGGCGGTCAACGCGATCGGCAAGTCGCTGGCCGTGGACATGGAGTCGCGCGGTGTCGCGGTGTTCCTGCTGCATCCGGGCTTCGTCGCCACCGACATGGTGGGTGGCAAGGGCGAGGTCAGCCCTGAGCACGCCGCCGCGCAACTGGTCGAGCGACTGGACAAGCTGACGCTGGGTGAGACCGGCACGTTCTGGCACGCCAACGGTACCGAGCTGCCCTGGTAA
- the cphA gene encoding cyanophycin synthetase, with protein sequence MRIRNRSVFLGPSLYAHFPVIRLELDLGALEAWPTVRLGAEFIDGLVAALPGLDEHGCSYREPGGFLRRLREDEGTWLGHVLEHVAIELQNVAGADVTFGRTRGTGEPGVYSVVYEYKQKDEGLEAGELAMRLLTSLLPAELQTAGILPDGWEWSSARDEFIRFAQRRALGPSTSAIVAAAQARDIPWMRLNDHSLVQLGYGKYQQRIQATVTGRTSHIAVELAGDKDETNQILGALGLPVPRQALVQTEELALRAARRIGYPVVTKPYNGNHGRGISIHLTNEAEVREGFHLAQAVSRSVIVETFVPGDDHRLLVINGELVAATRRTPGHIIGDGQHDVAQLVELVNADPRRGVGHEKVLTRLELDAQALTMLERVGYTPGSVPAADEVVYLRSTGNLSTGGTATDVTDIIHPDNRDMAVRAVQAIGLDVGGVDFLTENIAESYKSDGGGICEVNAAPGFRMHVAPSEGMARDVAGPVVDMLFPPGSPSRVPIAAVTGTNGKTTTARMLAHITKMAGYTPGLTTTDGVYIDGQRTVEGDMTGPVSTRMVLADPHIDMAVLEVARGGLLRAGMGVPYVDVGAVLNVAADHLGMKGIDTLEQLAEVKRIVAEVARDCAVLNADDPMVLKMAAYTDAATICYVTTNPQHPLVREHIRAGGRACALEAGINGQMITLYDKGSHIPLLWTHLVPATLEGRAMHNVQNAMFAAAMAFSMGIKLDAIRQGLRTFDTTFFQAPGRMNVFAEHPFKVIFDYAHNAHAVGAMADLAQRMEVGGRRIVVIAGPGDRRDEDLRAIADAVAGRFDHYICRRDDNLRGRDGDEVPRILAKALLAQGVDEAQVSIINEEEAAIDAALRMGEPGDLVLIFADALVRSWKQVIKFQAEGEPSAPLRPEVPVTAEPADESIPASLADYEDLVRDERGVRLAREEND encoded by the coding sequence ATGCGGATCCGCAATCGTTCGGTTTTCCTTGGTCCTTCGCTGTACGCGCATTTTCCGGTCATCCGCCTGGAGCTCGACCTGGGCGCGCTGGAGGCATGGCCGACGGTCCGGCTCGGTGCGGAGTTCATCGACGGCCTGGTGGCGGCACTGCCGGGGCTGGACGAGCACGGCTGCTCCTACCGCGAACCCGGCGGTTTCCTGCGCCGCCTGCGCGAGGACGAGGGGACGTGGCTGGGCCACGTGCTCGAGCATGTCGCGATCGAGCTGCAGAATGTGGCCGGTGCGGACGTGACCTTCGGCAGGACGCGCGGCACCGGCGAGCCGGGCGTGTATTCGGTGGTCTACGAGTACAAGCAGAAGGACGAGGGCCTGGAAGCCGGCGAGTTGGCGATGCGCCTGCTGACCTCGCTGCTGCCGGCGGAACTGCAGACCGCGGGCATCCTTCCCGACGGCTGGGAGTGGTCTTCGGCGCGTGACGAATTCATCCGCTTCGCCCAGCGCCGGGCGCTGGGTCCGTCCACCAGCGCGATCGTCGCTGCCGCCCAGGCGCGTGACATCCCGTGGATGCGCCTGAACGATCACTCGCTGGTCCAGTTGGGCTACGGCAAGTACCAGCAACGCATCCAGGCGACCGTGACCGGGAGGACCTCGCACATCGCGGTGGAACTTGCCGGCGACAAGGACGAAACCAACCAGATCCTCGGTGCGCTCGGCCTGCCGGTGCCGCGCCAGGCGCTGGTCCAGACCGAGGAGCTGGCGCTCAGGGCCGCCCGTCGCATTGGCTACCCGGTCGTGACCAAGCCCTACAACGGCAACCACGGCCGCGGCATCTCGATCCACCTGACCAACGAGGCCGAAGTGCGCGAAGGCTTCCATCTTGCGCAGGCGGTCTCGCGCTCGGTGATTGTGGAGACCTTTGTCCCCGGCGACGACCACCGCCTGCTCGTGATCAACGGCGAGCTTGTCGCGGCGACGCGGCGCACGCCGGGCCACATCATCGGCGACGGCCAACACGACGTCGCCCAACTGGTGGAGCTCGTCAATGCGGACCCGCGTCGCGGCGTTGGCCACGAGAAAGTGCTGACCCGGCTGGAGCTCGACGCGCAGGCGCTGACGATGCTGGAGCGCGTCGGCTACACGCCCGGCTCGGTACCGGCCGCCGATGAGGTCGTCTACCTGCGCTCCACCGGCAACCTGTCCACCGGCGGCACCGCCACCGATGTCACCGACATCATCCACCCCGACAACCGCGACATGGCGGTGCGTGCGGTTCAGGCAATCGGCCTGGACGTCGGCGGCGTCGACTTCCTTACCGAGAACATCGCCGAGAGCTACAAGAGCGATGGCGGCGGCATCTGCGAGGTCAACGCCGCGCCAGGTTTCCGCATGCACGTCGCGCCGAGCGAAGGCATGGCGCGCGATGTCGCCGGCCCGGTGGTGGACATGCTGTTCCCGCCCGGATCGCCCTCGCGGGTGCCGATCGCGGCGGTCACCGGCACCAACGGCAAGACCACCACCGCCCGGATGCTCGCCCACATCACCAAGATGGCCGGCTACACGCCCGGGCTGACCACCACCGACGGGGTCTACATCGACGGCCAGCGCACGGTGGAAGGCGACATGACCGGCCCGGTGTCGACCCGCATGGTGCTGGCCGACCCGCACATTGACATGGCGGTGCTGGAAGTCGCGCGCGGCGGCCTGCTGCGCGCGGGCATGGGCGTGCCCTACGTGGACGTCGGCGCCGTGCTCAACGTGGCGGCCGACCACCTCGGCATGAAGGGCATCGACACCCTGGAGCAACTGGCCGAGGTCAAGCGCATCGTCGCCGAGGTCGCGCGCGATTGCGCGGTGCTCAACGCCGACGATCCGATGGTGCTGAAGATGGCCGCCTATACCGATGCGGCCACCATCTGCTACGTCACCACCAACCCGCAGCATCCGCTGGTGCGCGAGCACATCCGCGCCGGTGGTCGCGCGTGCGCGCTGGAGGCCGGCATCAACGGCCAGATGATCACCCTGTACGACAAGGGCAGCCACATCCCGCTGCTGTGGACGCACCTGGTGCCGGCGACGCTGGAAGGGCGGGCGATGCACAACGTGCAGAACGCGATGTTCGCCGCCGCGATGGCGTTCTCGATGGGCATCAAGCTCGATGCCATCCGGCAGGGCCTGCGCACCTTCGACACGACGTTCTTCCAGGCCCCGGGGCGGATGAACGTGTTCGCCGAGCACCCCTTCAAGGTGATCTTCGACTACGCGCACAACGCGCACGCGGTCGGCGCAATGGCCGACCTGGCCCAGCGCATGGAAGTGGGCGGGCGACGCATCGTGGTGATCGCCGGCCCGGGCGACCGCCGCGACGAGGACCTGCGCGCGATCGCCGACGCTGTTGCCGGCCGCTTCGACCACTACATCTGCCGCCGCGACGACAACCTGCGCGGCCGCGATGGTGACGAGGTGCCCCGCATCCTGGCCAAGGCACTTCTCGCCCAAGGCGTGGACGAGGCGCAGGTCAGCATCATCAACGAGGAGGAGGCCGCGATCGATGCTGCCCTGCGTATGGGCGAGCCCGGTGACCTGGTGCTGATCTTCGCCGATGCGCTGGTCCGCTCGTGGAAGCAGGTGATCAAGTTCCAGGCTGAAGGCGAGCCGTCGGCACCGCTCCGGCCCGAGGTGCCGGTGACGGCCGAGCCGGCCGATGAATCCATCCCTGCCTCGCTGGCCGATTACGAGGATCTTGTGCGCGATGAGCGCGGCGTGCGCCTGGCACGCGAGGAGAACGACTGA